The Pseudokineococcus lusitanus genomic interval CCGCCATGAGCGCCACCACCCACGACACCCACGCGGACCACGACCACGTGCACGCCCCGGACTGCGGCCACGCCGTCGTCCCCCACGGCGACCACGTGGACTACCTCCACGACGGCCACGCGCACAACGGCCACGACGGCCACTACGACGAGCACCCCGTCGACGCGCACGTCGTCGACGGCGGCCACGACCACGAGCACGGCGAGGGCTGCGGCCACGCGACCGTCGAGCACGGCGACCACGTCGACTACGTCCACGGCGAGCACCGCCACGCGGCCCACGAGGGCCACTACGACGAGCACTGACGCCGCTCGACGCACCGCCACCGACGCCCCGCCGGCCCCCGCCGGCGGGGCGTCCGTGCGTCCGGACGGGTCACCGCCGCGGTCACGGGTGGGTCACGCACCCCTGACCTCGTTACCGTGCGTGACGAGGCGCCGGCCACCGCGGGCGCCACGGGCCGGGGGCCCCGCCGGGCACGACGGCCGACGGCCTCCCCGACGAGGGCCGGGAGGGCCGGATGAGCAGGGACCGCCGGGCGCGCACGGGCGCCGCCGAGACCGCCGCCGGACGCCCGACCCGTGGACGTCGCCGCCGCCGCGCGGTCGTCGCCGGCGTCGTCGTGCTGGGCCTCGTCGCCGCCACGGCCGTCGCGCTCGTGGGCCTGCGCGGCGTCGCGGGCACCGCCCTCGCGGACCTGCAGCGGCTCACCGGCGTCGTCACGCCCGGCGCCGGCGCGTCCGAGGGGGACGGGCGCCCGCTCGACGGCCCCTTCCTCCTCGTCGGCTCCGACGCCCGCGGCGCCGCGCAGGTCGAGGGCGACGGCGACTGGGTGCCGGGGGCGCAGCGCTCCGACGTCATGGTGCTCGGCCGCGTGACGCCGGCGGGCGAGGTCCTCCTCGTCTCCCTGCCGCGCGACCTGTGGGTCGACGTGCCGGACCACGGCCCCGCCAAGCTCAACGCCGCGTACTCCTGGGGCGGGCCGTCCCTGCTCGTGCGGACGCTCGCGCAGGAGACGGGCGTGGAGGTGCAGCACTACGCGGCCATCGACTTCGCCGGCATCACCGACCTCACGGACGCCGTCGGCGGCGTCACCGTGCACAACCCCGTCGCCATGACGGCGCAGGGCGTCCCCGTCGCGGAGGGCGAGGTCACCCTCGACGGCCCGACGGCGCTGGCCTACCTGCGCGAGCGCAAGAGCCTGCCCCGCGGCGACCTCGACCGGATCGCCAACCAGCAGCGGTACCTCCTCGCCCTCTTCGACGAGGTGCTCTCGCCCGACACACTGACGGACCCGCGCCGCGCACGGGCCGTCCTCGGCGTCGTCCGCGAGCACGTGGCGGTCGACGACGCCACCGGTGCCGCCGACCTCGAGGCCCTGGCGCGGGCGCTGGGGACGACGCCGGGCGAGGACGTCGTCGCCGTCACCGTGCCGGTGGCCGGCGACGGGACGGAGCAGGGCCAGTCGGTCCTCTACGCGGACGACGCCGGCGCCGCGGCCGTCTGGGCCGCCTTCACGGCGGGCGACGCCGAGGCGCTGCGGGCGGCCGTGGGCTGACGGCGCCCGTCCCTACGGTGGGGCCGCGCCGGCGGCCGCCGGCCCGGACCCGCCGAGGAGACCCGTGCCCCACCTCGTCCCGCGCCTGGACCGGCTCGCCTTCGGCGGCGACCACAACCCCGAGCAGTGGCCGGCCGACGTCCTCGAGGAGGACGTGCGCCTCATGGCCGAGGCGGGCGTCACCCTCGTCACGGTCGGCGTCTTCTCCTGGGTCCTCCTCGAGCCGGAGGAGGGCCGCTACGAGACCGCCTGGCTGCGGGCGCTG includes:
- a CDS encoding LCP family protein, yielding MSRDRRARTGAAETAAGRPTRGRRRRRAVVAGVVVLGLVAATAVALVGLRGVAGTALADLQRLTGVVTPGAGASEGDGRPLDGPFLLVGSDARGAAQVEGDGDWVPGAQRSDVMVLGRVTPAGEVLLVSLPRDLWVDVPDHGPAKLNAAYSWGGPSLLVRTLAQETGVEVQHYAAIDFAGITDLTDAVGGVTVHNPVAMTAQGVPVAEGEVTLDGPTALAYLRERKSLPRGDLDRIANQQRYLLALFDEVLSPDTLTDPRRARAVLGVVREHVAVDDATGAADLEALARALGTTPGEDVVAVTVPVAGDGTEQGQSVLYADDAGAAAVWAAFTAGDAEALRAAVG